The genomic region TTTCTGCGTGGGCTCCATGGCCATTCTGGGAGCCATCGAGGAAGGCATGGGGGAGTTTCCGAGGCTCTTCGTCACCAAGTCGCTCATGGACGGCATGGCGTCTGCTGCCATGGCCGCCTCCATGGGCCCCGGGATCGTGTTCTCGGCCATTCCCGTGCTGCTCTACCAGGGAGGGATGACCTTTCTCGCGGGAACGGTGCAGACAGTTATGACCCAGCCCGTCATCGACGAAGTGAGCGCCGTGGGCGGCCTCCTTCTTCTCGGCATCGGCCTCTCCATACTGGAGATCAAACGGGTCAAGGCGGTCAACATGCTTCCTGCCCTTCTGCTCGCCGGAATACTCGCATCCTTTTTCCGGTAGGTCCCCTTGAAGGAACTGGAAGGGGGAGCCTCGGGAAGGCTCCCCCTCTTCTTTTAACGCTGCAGACTGCCTTTCCGCGGGATCGCAGCGGCAAATCTCAAAAATAGGTGCCCTTCGTCCTGTAGTTCTCCCTCCGCTCATCGGCAAGCTTCCGGGCAAACTCGTCGAACATGTCCTTCTTCGTCCTGTAAAGGGCGTCAAAATCCCGGGCCGACTGGGGAAGAACGATCACCACAGAGTGTTTCTCCATTTCGGCGAAAATGTATTCCACCGCCTCCTCCACGCTTATGGAGTCGGGGGGAGGGGTCATTTCGCCGAAGATCGCCGTCCGGACATTGGCGGGGCAGAAAACGCTGAACCGGAGGCCTTCGTTTTCCAGCTCGTACTGGAGACTTTCCGTCATGGATATGACGGCGCTCTTGGTGGCGGCATACACCGCCTGGTAGGGAACGGGGACCCGCCCGGTGATGGAGCCGGTGTTGACGATATGGCCGAAGCCCTGCTCCCGCATGAGGGGAATGGCGCTGTACGTACCGTATACCACTCCCATGAGGTTGAGGTCCACCACGAATTTCCAGATCTCGAAAGTAATCTGCTCCGTGGGAAGGGTCATTCCCATGCCTGCGTTGTTGAAGACAAAATCGAGATGGCCGTCGAAGTCCTTCGCATCGCTCACAAGTTTTTTGACTTCGTCAGGCTTTGTGACATCCGTCAGCACGGGAAAGACTTTCCCTGGATATTCCGAACTCAGCCTGCGCGACTCGCGGGTGAGGTTTTCCTCCTTGAGGTCGCCCATGAACACCGCCCGGGCGCCTCTTGCAAGAAGACTCTCCGTAATGCCGAGGCCCAGGCCGGAAGCGGCCCCGGTAACAGCAGCTACCTTGTTTTCAAAGTATCCGTTCATGACTCCTCTCCCCTTTCTTACGGCAGTCTTCTCGAATCGCCCACGTTCAGCCTGGCGACTCCCTTGAACATGGCCCCTCCGGCCATTTTCCGCACGGGAAGGGAGGCAAGGGTACTGATGATCCGCGCCTGCAGAGGATGTTTCCACCAGTCGGGGGGAGTCCAGAGCAGCCGCCCCTCCCCTTTCCAGCCTTTCTTCACGGTCATTTCCTGTGGGTAGAGAGTGGCGTGGCTCAGGGAAGCCCCTCCCTTTCCCAGGTTGGGGAGATACCTCCACCCGAAGTAGTTTACCTTCGACCGGGCGTTGAGCTGCCCTATTTCGGTTTCCCCCAGTTCTTCCTTCCGCGAGAATTCGAGGGAGAGGAATGTATGGGACTCGTAGCTCGCGGCAGTGAACCACTCGTCTCCGTAATGGCGCTCAGAAGCGATGTCGGCGTAGACTTTCGGCATGCCGTCCTCTTCCCGTCCCCCCAGGATGGGGCACGCCTTGTTCTCCCAGATGACGAAGACATACTCACCCTCCAGTCCCTCGGCATTTCCGACATACCGGACGGGAGAAGACGCCTGGATGAGCCTGTACTCGCCGCCCGTCATCCAGTCCACTTCCCGCGCATTGGCGAACTGCACGTTCACCATCGGCGCCAGGAGTTCAAAATCCTCCGGGAGAATGGACAGGAGGGCTTCCGGGTCTGTTTCAAACATGACGGTAATCCCCGTCATGTCTCCATAGACCGTTCTTACCGGGGTGAAGGGATCCCCCCCGAAATGGACCGGCATCTTGTAGACGGAGTCATCCCTGAGCACAAACTTTCCCCTCATGATCTTCCTCCCCTTTCAGAATCAGATATGCAGGCATGACAGCATTTATTTTGCAATATACTCCCTATTTTGATTTTTTTCCACCCTTTTCACTCCTGTCCTGCCGCACGGACAGTGGCACGGGACAGGGCAGGCAATAAAAAGGCCGGAGGCACGGGCCTCCGGCAGATATCATCGCCATATTTAAAAAAAACCGTTAGGAAGACTTCCAGCGAAACTGCGGTTCAGCGGTGCCGTAAGGGGCCGTTTTTTCTCCCCTGAGCAGCGCCCAGTTCTGGTTACCGTAATCGTAATGCCACCATTCGTCCGGGTAATTCGTGAAACCGGCCCTGGTCATGACGGCATAGAGCATCCTCCTGTTGAAAAGGGCTTCCTCTTCCGAAGCGGTCAATCGCTCCTTCGCCGCCAGTTTTTTCTCGAAATAATCCGTAGCCGACCTTTCCGTAGTTTCATCAAAATCCGCCCCCATGGGGAGACACAGCCCTGTTTCATCCACAATGGTGAGGTCCACGGCTCCTCCCGTGACATGAGGAGAGGGATGGGCCGGGGATACGGAAGGCAGAGCCACGAACTGGGAGGCCAGCGACGTGATTTCCTGGTCGTCGAGCAGGGGCATCTTTTCCCTCAGTTCCGACCTGAATTTCTGGAAAAGGGAGGTCTGGACCATCCGGGGTCTCCAGGAATCGAGCAGGACGAAGCGGCACCCCTGGGGCAGCAGGTCAGCCGCCCTGCTGAGACGCACGAGCACCGAGCGTCGGACGAAACATTCGGGAATGGAGCCCTCGATGCCGTGAATATAATACTGGGGGCTCACGATGATCTTTTCCGGAAGATAGCCCGCTGAAACGAGGGGTTCACCGCACTCCTCCACGGGTATCCGCCGGGAAGCGTCCCATGAAAATGAATCCGGAAGGCAAATCGGAATATCCTGATAGGGGTGGTTCATTCTCCTGCTCCTTCCCTCAGAGATTCAGCAGCCGCGGAAGCAGCGTGGTCAGCGGCGGGAACGAAATGATGACCAGCAGCACAAGAAGGGCCACGCCGATGAAGGGCCAGATGTGGACGAACACGTCCGCCAGCTTCACCCTTCCCACGGCGGCGACAATGTAGTTGCACGCTCCCATGGGAGGCGTTATAAGGGCTATGGTAACGTTGAGGGTCATGACGACACCGAAATGGAAGGGGTCGATCCCCGCCTTCAGGGCTATGGGTGCGAAGATGGGGGTGAGAAGGGCAAGGGTGGAAACCTCTTCCATGAACATGCCGACGGGGAAGATGATCGCGCTCAGCACTATCATGAGAAGCCACGGCTTGTCCAGCAGTCCCGCCTGGAGGATGAGAGACGCGAATCTCTGGGGAACCTGCTCCCACTTGAGGAGCCACCCGATGACTGTGGCGGCTCCCATGATGAGAAAGATGGAGCTGGAAAGCCTCACCGTTTCATAAAAAGATTCCGCCAGTGCCCTCATGGTGAGCTGCCTGGTGTAGAAAAGCCCGGCCAGAAGGCAGTAAGCCACCGCCAGAGCCCCCGACTCTGTGGGAGTAACGATCCCGGTGACGATTCCCCCGACGATGATCACGGGGGCGAAAAGGGCCGCCAGGGAACGGATGAGGATCTCCTTTTTCCGCTTCCGGACTTCGGCAAAGTCCGCCACGGGGACCTGATACCTGTGGGAATAGACATAGTTCATGGCCATGAAGGCCCCTCCGAGGACAATCCCCGGAAGAATACCGGCGGCGAACAGTCCCCCGATGGAGGTGTTGGTCATGGTGGCGTAGATGATCATGAAGATGCTCGGCGGAATGATGGGACCGATGAGAGCGCTTCCCGCAGTGAGCCCGGCCGCGTAGGGAGGGGAGAAGCCGTCCTTCACCATGGCGGGAATGAGAATGGAGCCGAGAGCCGAGGCGTCCGCCGCGGCG from Aminivibrio pyruvatiphilus harbors:
- a CDS encoding DUF554 domain-containing protein, whose translation is MDFFFSHVPASGSVLNALAIVIGSLAGLALHSRLPQRFVAITFQGLGLLTLFLGVFMAQRTQSFLVMAFSIVGGSLLGEYLDLEKGLNRLGEWTKAKIRSENEKFTEAFVASSLLFCVGSMAILGAIEEGMGEFPRLFVTKSLMDGMASAAMAASMGPGIVFSAIPVLLYQGGMTFLAGTVQTVMTQPVIDEVSAVGGLLLLGIGLSILEIKRVKAVNMLPALLLAGILASFFR
- a CDS encoding SDR family NAD(P)-dependent oxidoreductase encodes the protein MNGYFENKVAAVTGAASGLGLGITESLLARGARAVFMGDLKEENLTRESRRLSSEYPGKVFPVLTDVTKPDEVKKLVSDAKDFDGHLDFVFNNAGMGMTLPTEQITFEIWKFVVDLNLMGVVYGTYSAIPLMREQGFGHIVNTGSITGRVPVPYQAVYAATKSAVISMTESLQYELENEGLRFSVFCPANVRTAIFGEMTPPPDSISVEEAVEYIFAEMEKHSVVIVLPQSARDFDALYRTKKDMFDEFARKLADERRENYRTKGTYF
- a CDS encoding acetoacetate decarboxylase family protein produces the protein MRGKFVLRDDSVYKMPVHFGGDPFTPVRTVYGDMTGITVMFETDPEALLSILPEDFELLAPMVNVQFANAREVDWMTGGEYRLIQASSPVRYVGNAEGLEGEYVFVIWENKACPILGGREEDGMPKVYADIASERHYGDEWFTAASYESHTFLSLEFSRKEELGETEIGQLNARSKVNYFGWRYLPNLGKGGASLSHATLYPQEMTVKKGWKGEGRLLWTPPDWWKHPLQARIISTLASLPVRKMAGGAMFKGVARLNVGDSRRLP
- a CDS encoding M15 family metallopeptidase, which gives rise to MNHPYQDIPICLPDSFSWDASRRIPVEECGEPLVSAGYLPEKIIVSPQYYIHGIEGSIPECFVRRSVLVRLSRAADLLPQGCRFVLLDSWRPRMVQTSLFQKFRSELREKMPLLDDQEITSLASQFVALPSVSPAHPSPHVTGGAVDLTIVDETGLCLPMGADFDETTERSATDYFEKKLAAKERLTASEEEALFNRRMLYAVMTRAGFTNYPDEWWHYDYGNQNWALLRGEKTAPYGTAEPQFRWKSS
- a CDS encoding TRAP transporter large permease translates to MGLSMLFAFLILMVLGVPLYLSLLSTSLFGIVMLGDLSLLRVMGQQFFGGMDVFSLMAIPFFILAGILMNRSGLTDRLLDFSRLLVGSVRGGLGYVNVVGGIILAGVNGSAAADASALGSILIPAMVKDGFSPPYAAGLTAGSALIGPIIPPSIFMIIYATMTNTSIGGLFAAGILPGIVLGGAFMAMNYVYSHRYQVPVADFAEVRKRKKEILIRSLAALFAPVIIVGGIVTGIVTPTESGALAVAYCLLAGLFYTRQLTMRALAESFYETVRLSSSIFLIMGAATVIGWLLKWEQVPQRFASLILQAGLLDKPWLLMIVLSAIIFPVGMFMEEVSTLALLTPIFAPIALKAGIDPFHFGVVMTLNVTIALITPPMGACNYIVAAVGRVKLADVFVHIWPFIGVALLVLLVIISFPPLTTLLPRLLNL